The following DNA comes from Miscanthus floridulus cultivar M001 chromosome 5, ASM1932011v1, whole genome shotgun sequence.
CAGGTGTCTCCGCCGCCGCTTGCACTCTAGCTCACGAGGAAAAGCTGCCCGTCGTTCTTGCAGCGGAGAACATGCGTGCCCGGTTCGACGATGCGAAGATCAAAGGGCACCCAGTACTGGAACGTCGTCGACGGCCACTTGTGATGGCCGGCGACGGCGGTGAGGTGGTCCAGGAGCTCCCCCCTCTTCCCGGCTAAGTCGCAGCCAGGCTCCGGGCACTCGCACGGTGCGTGCGGACACATCAACCGGTGCTTGACATGATAGTAGTAGGCGGTGTTCTCGGTGCACCCATTCTCGGCGTAGTGGCAGTCAACGAGGATGGATTCGACGGCGTGCTCCACGCTGAGGCTTCGCGCGAGGTTGCCAGCGGTACATCGGACAGAGTAGCCGAACGTGCACTTCTCTTCCGGCAGATCGCCGCGGCAGGGCGAGCAGATCATGTGCCCCTCGGGACACTAGAAGGAAACACGATGCAAAGACTTGCGTCAGAACACATGCATTTTTATTCCAGAACACCAAGCCATTGCCAAGTTGATCCATCAACAAAACGTTCTTTTGTCAAATGAATTAACCTGGAATATCGGAGGCCTGAGGGGCTCATTGCATTCGCCGCAACAGAATGCCGCCTCCTCTATGCTGCACTTGATCCTCTTGGCGCTGCTCTCTCCTTGTTCCTGAACATCTCCCATATacccttgctgctgctgctgccgtcgtTCTTCTCCATCTCGACGAACcaaaaaaggagagagagagagaaaaaaaaaaacaatccacCCCACTACTACTAGCAATAATAATAGGCTATTATCTCGCCACTGGTTCCAGTCTTCCAGATATATACTTTTATAAGTAACTGAGATGTGCATGCGCGCGGTAGATGGAAAGGTTACATCAAAttaagtgcatgcatgcatgattacTTGGCTAATTACTGCTCGTCAAACTGAAAGAATATGAGAAGGCGTTGAGTATCAATCAATTTATAGGCTCTCGTTCTCGTGTAAGGCAATGCACAAGACGTGCAAGGCATGACATGATACAGCAGATCGATCTCAATTTGGACTAACCAAACCAAGGACTCAGGAGATCATGATACAGCTGCTCGAAAAGGATCTTGTCGGGCACCACGTGCAGTGTCTCACTAAGAGcgagtataatagcaggctgtaagctgactaaatgctgaggtggaggagagaggggaggagagagatgagaagcgggctgtaagcttacagccggcttgggcataagaaccaagaaagtctgtgagaaagacaagtgggtcatgtattaactgtaaagagctaactactatatgagtgggctaagaGAAGACTAAaagaaaccttacagccagcaaaccggttgtattattagccttgctctaagagGGTGCAGGAGGGGGAGGAGTACTTGGACATGCCTAAGCTATGATTGGGTGGGGAAGGAGTTTTGGAGGGGTCTGGCTAGAGGAGGAGATTGGAGTGTTGATATTTTATACCTAGGGTTTATTTCATTAGTTGAGCTATATTGGTGGGTTGAATTTACCTCGTCACTCATTGCCATATCCTCATCGCTCTCAACGTAGCTATTATGGTCCAGGTCGTCTTCTTCATCAACAGCATCAATACACATGCGATGTTGACCGTGAGCACTATGCCAGCGTCGTCCGGTCCGTCCGATACCTTGTTGGGCACAAAAACACAGATGGGGCGCCGAGAACCATAGGACCTCAGGGGCCGTAGCTCCCATGTCGAAGTGCCGCGATAGCGCGTAGAGCACGATCGAGAAAGACACCGAGCCCTGGAATCCGGTGGCGGTGGGCTTAAGGTGCTCAACGGAGACGAGGGAGACGGCAAACCCAGGTGTCTCCGCCGCCGATTGCACTCTAGCTCACGAGGAAAAGCTGC
Coding sequences within:
- the LOC136454371 gene encoding putative E3 ubiquitin-protein ligase SINA-like 6, which codes for MCIDAVDEEDDLDHNSYVESDEDMAMSDECPEGHMICSPCRGDLPEEKCTFGYSVRCTAGNLARSLSVEHAVESILVDCHYAENGCTENTAYYYHVKHRLMCPHAPCECPEPGCDLAGKRGELLDHLTAVAGHHKWPSTTFQYWVPFDLRIVEPGTHVLRCKNDGQLFLVS